CACACAAGATCCTGGTGATCGCTTACTTTGTACTCAAGACTGGGGAACCTTACAACGAACTCGGCGCTGATTACTTGGAGAAGCGAAAGAGCATCTCGACCGAAGAATTGATGATTCGCCGCCTTCAGAAGAAAGGCTATGTGGTGACAAAATCAGCTGACGTCACAGCCTAATCAACTTAATTAATCCCCTTAATATGGAAGGAGAATGGGCCTCCCGGGCATCCTATTGCCCAAAAACCGAGGTAGCCGATCCCCTACTGCCTCAACGATACTCTATTTTCTCATCAAAAAACCATAAGCCGCCGTTGGACGAACGGCGGTTTATCGCAGCGATGTTTGTTTGTACCCGAATGTTTGCCGGACGGGGGTTATTCAGACCGGTACCCCAGGCGGGCCGAGATCTTATCGCTGATGTTCCGCACCTGTTGGGCGAGTGTTTCCAGCCGCTCACGCTGCATGCGGATGGTTGGTGCCGAGACGGAGATGGCGGCCACCACTGCACCCGTATGATCAAAGATCGGAGCGGCCACGCAGGTGATCCCCAACTCGTTTTCTTCCAGGTCGAGCGCGTACCCCCGTTGGCGGACTTTTTGCAAATCGTGCAACAGATCCTCGATTGAGGTCAACGTATGAGGAGTGTGCGGCTGCAGGCCGTATTGCCGGATGATTTCCCGCACCTGCTGCTCCGGCAGATAGGCGAGAATCGCCTTCCCCACGCCGGTACAATGGACAGGCGCGCGATTGCCCACCCGGCTGTGCATGCGGATCGTTTCGCTGCCTTCCACTTTTTCGATATAGACGACTTCCCCTTTGTTGAGCACCACCAGATGCACGACCTCGTTGGTCAGGTCAACCAGTTCCTGCAGGTACGGCATCGCTTCCCGCCGGATATCCAGGTTGCTCAGCAGCCGGGAAGACATTTCAAGCAGTTTGTATCCCAATTTGTAGCGTTCCGTTTCCGGGTCCTGTTCGATGTAGCCGAGATTTGCCAACGTGCTCAGCACCCGGTGAATGGTGCTTTTGTACATGTTCAGTTCGTTGGCCAGTTCGGTTACGCCGATCCCATTTTTGGCCAGGCTGACCCGTTCCAGAATCTGAAACGCCCGTTCCACCGATTTGACGCCTTCTTCCATCCCGAAACCCCTCCTCGCCGAGGAGCATATCAAATCTGGCCCCCGGACGCAATGAAAGAAAATTTCCTATTTACGCACGATACGGATCGTGTTATCATGATCACAGATAGGGAACATCGTTCTGTAATGCGGAACAAGAAAAAGGAGGCCACATCCATGACCACAATTACCTGTCCGCCGGGAGTGGAAGTACGGGGAAAGGTCACG
Above is a genomic segment from Effusibacillus pohliae DSM 22757 containing:
- a CDS encoding IclR family transcriptional regulator gives rise to the protein MEEGVKSVERAFQILERVSLAKNGIGVTELANELNMYKSTIHRVLSTLANLGYIEQDPETERYKLGYKLLEMSSRLLSNLDIRREAMPYLQELVDLTNEVVHLVVLNKGEVVYIEKVEGSETIRMHSRVGNRAPVHCTGVGKAILAYLPEQQVREIIRQYGLQPHTPHTLTSIEDLLHDLQKVRQRGYALDLEENELGITCVAAPIFDHTGAVVAAISVSAPTIRMQRERLETLAQQVRNISDKISARLGYRSE